The following nucleotide sequence is from Halobacillus mangrovi.
GAAGTTCAGATTAAGCACTTTTCCTATGTCGAGGACAAACAGGATATTAATAATGTCATAACTGTATCGAAGTATAGTCATTCCATCATTGCTTACACCATCGTCCTTCAAGATTTAAAGCAGTATCTTGACGACAGAGCTGAAGAAGAAGGAATTTTGGCTGTCGATTTAATGTATCCTCTGATGGATGCGTTCACTCAAAAATTCAATATGCAGCCTAATCGCGAACCGGGGCAAATGAGAAAGCTGGATGAGAATTATTTCAAAAGAGTAGAAGCGATTGAGTTTGCCGTAAAGTATGATGACGGGCAGGAAGTACGAGGATTAAAACAAGCAGACATCGTCCTCATTGGAGTCTCTAGAACATCCAAAACTCCACTTTCTATGTACCTGGCCAATAAACAATTCAAGGTCGCCAATGTACCTCTTATTCCAGAGATCCCGCCTCCTGAAGAGCTTTTTAAAATTCCAAGAAAAAAGTGCATTGGTTTAATCATCTCACCTGAAAAATTAAATGACATTCGCAGAGAACGACTAAAAAGTCTGGGATTAACAAACTCAGCAAATTATGCTTCATTAGATCGAATCTTTGAAGAACTAACATGCGCTGAAAACATTATGAAAAAAATCGGTTGTCCAATCATTGATGTCTCGAATAAGGCCATAGAAGAGACGGCTGACATAATTTTAGCGATGTTTAATAAAAGGGGGAGCTTTGCATAATGGATAACCAATTCGTATTTTTATTTGATCAATCTGAAAGCGGCAAGAAGGAACTGTTGGGTGGAAAAGGCGCCAATTTAGCCGAAATGACTCGTATTGGGTTGCCTGTTCCTTACGGTTTTACAATTACAACTGCTGCTTGTAACGCCTATTACGATGCAGGACAGATGATATCACCAGAAGTGGAATCTCAAGTATTACAAGCCCTTCAAACCCTTGAAGCCAAAACAGACAAACGCTTAGGTGATCCAACAAACCCACTCCTAGTATCTGTCCGATCAGGAGCCGTACATTCCATGCCTGGCATGATGGATACGGTATTAAACCTTGGAATGAACGATGACACGGTAAAAGGAATGGCAGAGCTTACAGCCAATCCTCGATTCGCTTATGATTCTTATCGCAGATTTATTCAGATGTTCAGTAATGTAGTTCTGGATGTAGATCACTACTTTTTCGAACATCGGTTAGAAGACATTCGCGAAGAAAAAGGCTACCATTCCGATACAGAACTAACAGCCGACGATTGGAAACAGGTCATTGAAGAATTCAAAATGATTGTGGCCACACAGGCGAAACGAAGCTTTCCTCAAGATCCAAAGGAACAACTTTTCCTTACGATTAATGCCGTGTTTGACTCATGGAATAACCAGCGGGCGATCTTGTATCGCCGCCTGCACGATATTCCTGGCCACCTGGGTACAGCTGTCAATATTCAAAGCATGGTGTTTGGAAATATGGGAGATGATTCTGGTACGGGAGTTGCTTTTACCCGAAATCCTTCCACCGGCGAGTCTAAGCTTTATGGAGAATATTTGATCAATGCTCAAGGAGAAGATGTAGTGGCAGGTATCCGTACGCCTCAGCCGATCGCCAGCCTTAAGGACGAAATGCCAGATGTCTATCAGCAGTTAATCGATACTTGTCAGCTGTTAGAAAACCATTACAAGGATATGCAGGACATTGAATTTACTGTAGAAGGCGGGAAACTGTTTATCCTCCAAACGCGGACAGGGAAACGCACCGCCCAGGCGGCGATTCGGATCGCTGTTGAAATGGTAAAAGAAAAGATCATGGATCAACGAGAAGCGCTTTTACGTGTAGATCCTGATCAGCTCAACCAGCTCCTCCATCACCGAATTGATCCTGACCATAAGATGGAGCAATTAGCCACAGGCTTGCCTGCTTCCCCCGGGGCAGCGACAGGTCAAGTCGTCTTTGATGCGGATGAAGCCGAGGAACTATCCAGGGATGGAAAAAAAGTTATTCTTGTCCGCCCTGAAACAACACCTGATGATATCCACGGAATTGTAGCTGCCCAGGCGACCGTTACAAGCCGTGGAGGAATGACCAGCCATGCCGCCGTTGTAGCTCGAGGAATGGGGAAAGCCTGCATATGTG
It contains:
- a CDS encoding pyruvate, water dikinase regulatory protein; its protein translation is MTQKETVYVVSDSVGETAELMVKAVASQFFGQEVQIKHFSYVEDKQDINNVITVSKYSHSIIAYTIVLQDLKQYLDDRAEEEGILAVDLMYPLMDAFTQKFNMQPNREPGQMRKLDENYFKRVEAIEFAVKYDDGQEVRGLKQADIVLIGVSRTSKTPLSMYLANKQFKVANVPLIPEIPPPEELFKIPRKKCIGLIISPEKLNDIRRERLKSLGLTNSANYASLDRIFEELTCAENIMKKIGCPIIDVSNKAIEETADIILAMFNKRGSFA
- the ppdK gene encoding pyruvate, phosphate dikinase produces the protein MDNQFVFLFDQSESGKKELLGGKGANLAEMTRIGLPVPYGFTITTAACNAYYDAGQMISPEVESQVLQALQTLEAKTDKRLGDPTNPLLVSVRSGAVHSMPGMMDTVLNLGMNDDTVKGMAELTANPRFAYDSYRRFIQMFSNVVLDVDHYFFEHRLEDIREEKGYHSDTELTADDWKQVIEEFKMIVATQAKRSFPQDPKEQLFLTINAVFDSWNNQRAILYRRLHDIPGHLGTAVNIQSMVFGNMGDDSGTGVAFTRNPSTGESKLYGEYLINAQGEDVVAGIRTPQPIASLKDEMPDVYQQLIDTCQLLENHYKDMQDIEFTVEGGKLFILQTRTGKRTAQAAIRIAVEMVKEKIMDQREALLRVDPDQLNQLLHHRIDPDHKMEQLATGLPASPGAATGQVVFDADEAEELSRDGKKVILVRPETTPDDIHGIVAAQATVTSRGGMTSHAAVVARGMGKACICGCDSIKIHLESKQFIVGDTTVNHGDTITIDGSTGEIFLGEIPMIEPELSDEFQLLLRWADEETKMGVRANADNPNDAAKALEFGAGGIGLCRTEHMFMDASRIPTVQSMILSETTSERKEALDQLLPMQQGDFEQIFETMQGHPITVRLLDPPLHEFLPDKEELLVEVTTLQLTDPDSSELQEKQNLLRKVRLLEESNPMLGHRGCRLGMIHPEIYEMQVMAIFNAMSNVMKKGIHVKSEIMIPLVSHVNELKEMRQLVMNIGDQLQAETGQQFDYLIGTMIETPRAALTADQIAEEADFFSFGTNDLTQTTFGFSRDDAEGKFLQHYVESDVLKRNPFVSLDQEGVGKLVENGVHLGRQTKPTLKTGICGEHGGEKESIQFCFNLGMDYVSCSPFRVPSARLAAAQATIRHEKSSPIKAPQHN